One Streptomyces sp. NBC_01237 genomic region harbors:
- a CDS encoding NADP-dependent oxidoreductase: MKAISYSRYGSADVMEYGERPDPKVGPDTVLVKVRAAAVNPVDWKAREGYLQSGLEAVFPVIPGWDVSGVVVQPGVAVDEFAVGDEVIGYVREDFLSRGTFAEYVAAPVRTLARKPMGLSFEEAAGLPLAGLTAYQVLHRTLRIRSGDTVLVHAAAGGVGSLAVQLARHAGCRVIGTASAHNHDHVRSLGGEPVEYGDGLVDRLRALAPDGIDAAFDTVGGEALRASADTLAEGGRLASIADGEVFSYGGRYAFVRPDAKDLAHLAELAEQGIITVNVDRVFPLERAADAYRLNEEGRTRGKVVVTVAWD; the protein is encoded by the coding sequence ATGAAGGCGATCAGCTACAGCAGGTACGGCTCGGCCGACGTCATGGAGTACGGCGAGCGGCCCGACCCGAAGGTCGGCCCGGACACGGTCCTGGTGAAGGTGCGGGCCGCGGCCGTCAACCCCGTCGACTGGAAGGCCCGTGAGGGCTACCTCCAGTCGGGCCTCGAAGCCGTCTTCCCGGTGATCCCGGGCTGGGACGTCTCCGGAGTCGTCGTGCAACCCGGTGTCGCGGTGGACGAGTTCGCCGTGGGCGACGAGGTCATCGGCTATGTGCGGGAGGACTTCCTCTCCCGCGGCACGTTCGCCGAATACGTCGCCGCGCCTGTGCGCACCCTCGCCCGCAAGCCGATGGGCCTGAGCTTCGAGGAGGCGGCGGGGCTGCCGCTGGCCGGGCTCACCGCCTACCAGGTGCTGCACCGCACCCTGAGGATCCGGAGCGGCGATACGGTCCTCGTCCACGCGGCGGCGGGCGGCGTCGGCTCGCTCGCGGTACAGCTCGCCCGGCACGCGGGCTGCCGGGTCATCGGCACGGCGAGTGCCCACAACCACGACCATGTGCGCAGCCTCGGCGGCGAACCGGTGGAGTACGGCGACGGGCTCGTCGACCGGCTGCGGGCCCTGGCCCCCGACGGCATCGACGCCGCGTTCGACACGGTGGGCGGGGAAGCCCTGCGGGCCTCGGCGGACACCCTCGCCGAGGGCGGCAGGCTCGCCTCCATCGCGGACGGGGAGGTCTTCTCGTACGGCGGCCGCTACGCCTTCGTACGGCCCGACGCCAAGGATCTGGCCCACCTGGCGGAACTGGCCGAGCAGGGCATCATCACGGTCAACGTGGACCGGGTCTTCCCACTGGAACGGGCCGCGGACGCGTACCGGCTCAACGAGGAGGGACGCACCCGCGGAAAGGTCGTCGTCACCGTGGCCTGGGACTGA